Genomic segment of Desulfobulbaceae bacterium:
ACTATCTTTTTCAACACCAGACTTAATAAACTCTTCAAAAAGTGCAATAGCAGTCGCCAGATCACGAACAGCATCAAACCCCAAGATTGCAACAGCTCTCGATATGGAGTTCACCGGCCTGCCAATAGAATAATAGGCCGAGTTAACAACCTGAAGCACCTTGTTAGTGAGCGAATAATCTTTGAGAATAACCCGAGACAGTTCGGAAGCAGCAGAGCGACTGCTACAGGTCAAAGAGATCAGTTCCTGAACATTGTGAGACATGGCCGGCAGTTCACTCATGTTCAGTTTAGAAAAAATTTCAGACATACGTTCTGATCGTTCGGGATC
This window contains:
- a CDS encoding HDOD domain-containing protein, whose product is MIEEQKDPERSERMSEIFSKLNMSELPAMSHNVQELISLTCSSRSAASELSRVILKDYSLTNKVLQVVNSAYYSIGRPVNSISRAVAILGFDAVRDLATAIALFEEFIKSGVEKDS